A DNA window from Rhizobium sp. NXC14 contains the following coding sequences:
- the xdhC gene encoding xanthine dehydrogenase accessory protein XdhC, protein MTDLSTFLTAHPDAILVDITGTQGSTPREASAFMLVSVNALWGTIGGGQFEFMAIANAREILAGTGGAITMDIPLGPEIGQCCGGRTQLRFRRLTQALKDELEARLAGEIDRLPEVFLFGAGHVGRALASALAPLPLSVTVVETRQEELANLPDEINTRLVPMPEALVKDISAGGAVVILTHDHALDFLIAREALERTDLAYIGMIGSATKRATFASWLSREAGGDHAWIERLTLPIGGSAVRDKRPEVIAAMTAAEILTALAAYRMRSSS, encoded by the coding sequence ATGACTGACCTCTCGACCTTTCTCACTGCCCACCCCGACGCAATCCTCGTCGACATCACCGGCACGCAAGGCTCCACTCCGCGCGAGGCCAGCGCTTTCATGCTCGTTTCGGTGAACGCCCTCTGGGGCACGATCGGCGGCGGGCAGTTCGAGTTCATGGCAATTGCAAATGCGCGTGAGATTCTGGCTGGAACCGGCGGAGCGATTACCATGGACATCCCGCTCGGCCCCGAAATCGGCCAATGTTGCGGCGGGCGCACGCAACTGCGGTTTCGGCGCTTGACGCAGGCGCTGAAGGATGAGCTCGAGGCAAGGCTTGCCGGCGAGATCGACAGGCTGCCGGAGGTCTTTCTCTTCGGCGCCGGCCACGTCGGCCGGGCGCTGGCGTCGGCCCTTGCGCCGCTGCCGCTGTCCGTGACTGTCGTCGAAACGAGGCAGGAAGAGCTCGCTAACCTTCCGGATGAAATCAACACCCGGCTCGTGCCAATGCCGGAAGCGTTGGTGAAGGATATTTCCGCCGGCGGAGCGGTCGTCATCCTCACCCACGACCACGCGCTGGATTTCCTCATCGCCCGCGAGGCGCTTGAGAGAACCGACCTCGCCTATATCGGCATGATCGGCTCGGCGACCAAACGCGCCACCTTCGCAAGCTGGCTTTCCCGTGAGGCCGGCGGCGACCACGCCTGGATAGAGCGGCTGACGCTGCCGATCGGCGGTTCGGCCGTCAGGGATAAGCGCCCGGAAGTGATCGCCGCGATGACGGCCGCCGAAATCCTGACGGCACTCGCAGCCTACCGCATGCGCTCGTCTTCATAA
- the gcvA gene encoding transcriptional regulator GcvA: MKLSKQFPLNALRVFEAAARLGSFTRAGDELGMTQTAVSYQIKLLEENVGEPLFLRRPRQIALTETGERLAPKVTEAFAMLHDAMATARDSVEGTLAISSTHTFASKWLAPRLGSFHLKHPAIAVRFQATSDIIDFAREQIDVGIRWGDGNWPGLALHRLMGLEFTPMLSPKLAESAGGIKEPRDLLKFDLFDAGDIWWKQWFEAAGVTDTDLDRRPRNQLGSQAMEADAAIAGHGVAILHPAFYEAEIALGRLYQPFDLTRSDGKAYWLAYPENRRNVPKIKAFRNWILEEMKAAGN, translated from the coding sequence ATGAAACTGTCGAAGCAATTTCCGCTGAATGCGCTGCGCGTCTTCGAAGCCGCAGCCCGGCTCGGCAGCTTCACCAGGGCAGGTGATGAGCTCGGCATGACGCAGACGGCCGTCAGCTATCAGATCAAGCTCCTGGAGGAGAATGTCGGCGAGCCGCTCTTCCTGCGCCGTCCCCGCCAGATCGCGCTGACGGAGACCGGCGAGCGGCTGGCCCCGAAGGTGACCGAGGCCTTTGCCATGCTGCATGATGCGATGGCAACGGCGCGCGACAGCGTCGAAGGCACGCTCGCCATCAGCTCGACCCATACCTTCGCCTCGAAATGGCTGGCGCCCCGCCTCGGCTCCTTCCATTTGAAGCATCCGGCGATCGCGGTGCGGTTTCAGGCGACCTCCGACATCATCGACTTCGCCCGCGAACAGATCGACGTCGGCATCCGCTGGGGCGACGGCAACTGGCCGGGGCTCGCGCTGCACCGGTTGATGGGCCTGGAGTTCACGCCGATGCTGAGCCCGAAGCTGGCGGAATCGGCAGGCGGCATTAAGGAGCCGCGCGATCTCCTGAAATTCGACCTTTTCGACGCCGGCGACATCTGGTGGAAGCAATGGTTCGAAGCTGCCGGCGTTACCGATACGGATCTCGATCGGCGCCCGCGCAATCAGTTGGGCTCTCAGGCGATGGAAGCCGACGCGGCGATCGCCGGTCACGGCGTCGCCATCCTCCACCCCGCCTTCTATGAGGCGGAGATCGCGCTCGGCCGGCTCTATCAGCCTTTCGACCTGACCCGCAGCGACGGCAAGGCCTACTGGCTCGCCTATCCCGAAAATCGCCGCAACGTGCCGAAGATCAAGGCCTTCCGCAACTGGATCCTGGAAGAGATGAAAGCCGCCGGAAACTGA
- the xdhB gene encoding xanthine dehydrogenase molybdopterin binding subunit — MDKSTFEDPKVVISGPMHGSLRHDSAHKHVTGTADYIDDIPEPAGLLHGALGLSDRAHAEILSIDLSAVAAYPGVVLVFTGKEVPGVNDTSSNGSHDEPLLAETLVQFHGQPIFAVIAETRDAARRAARLAKIDYRDLPHWHDIDGALANGSPLVTTPMTLQRGEPETEMSNAAMRLKGQMRIGGQEHFYLEGHIAVAIPGEDDEVTVWSSTQHPSEIQHIVGHVLDIPSNAVTVNVRRMGGGFGGKETQGNQFAALAAIAAKKLGRAVKFRPDRDEDMSATGKRHDFLVDYEVGFDAEGRIHAVDATYAARCGFSSDLSGPVTDRALFHADSSYFYPHVHLQSKPLKTHTVSNTAFRGFGGPQGMLGAERIIEEVAYALGKDPLDIRKLNFYGQPGSGRTLTPYHQEVEDNIIARVVEELEETADYRARRNAIIGFNRDSRYIRKGIALTPVKFGISFTMTAFNQAGALVHVYQDGSIHLNHGGTEMGQGLYTKVAQVLADSFQVDIDRVKITATTTAKVPNTSATAASSGSDLNGMAAFDAARQIKERLVGFAAEKWEVAPSEIVFLPNRVRVGESEIPFPDFIKQAYFARVQLSAAGFYKTPKIHWDRKAGRGTPFYYFAYGAACTEVSIDTLTGEYLIDRTDILHDVGRSLNPAIDMGQVEGGFVQGLGWLTTEELWWDDKGRLRTHAPSTYKIPLASDRPKIFNVRLAEWSENAEATIGRSKAVGEPPFMLAISVLEALSMAAASVADYKVCPRLDAPATPERVLMAVERMKRV; from the coding sequence ATGGACAAGTCCACCTTCGAGGACCCTAAAGTCGTCATCTCCGGCCCCATGCACGGCTCGCTGCGCCATGATTCCGCGCACAAACACGTCACCGGAACCGCCGACTACATCGACGATATTCCCGAACCCGCCGGCCTGCTGCACGGCGCGCTCGGCCTCTCCGACCGGGCGCATGCCGAAATCCTCAGCATCGATCTTTCCGCGGTCGCCGCCTATCCCGGCGTCGTCTTGGTCTTCACCGGCAAGGAAGTGCCCGGCGTCAACGACACCAGCTCCAACGGCAGCCATGATGAACCGCTGCTGGCCGAAACTTTGGTTCAGTTCCACGGCCAGCCGATCTTTGCCGTCATCGCCGAAACGCGCGACGCCGCCCGCCGCGCCGCGCGGCTCGCCAAGATCGACTATCGTGACCTGCCGCACTGGCACGATATCGACGGCGCGCTTGCCAATGGCAGCCCGCTGGTCACTACGCCGATGACGCTGCAGCGCGGCGAGCCGGAAACGGAAATGTCGAACGCCGCGATGCGGCTAAAGGGCCAGATGCGCATCGGCGGCCAGGAGCATTTTTATCTCGAAGGCCATATCGCCGTGGCGATCCCCGGCGAAGATGACGAGGTCACCGTCTGGTCCTCGACACAGCATCCGAGCGAGATCCAGCACATCGTTGGCCATGTGCTGGATATCCCGTCTAACGCCGTTACCGTCAATGTGCGCCGCATGGGCGGCGGCTTCGGCGGCAAGGAAACCCAAGGCAACCAGTTCGCCGCACTCGCGGCGATCGCCGCCAAGAAGCTCGGTCGCGCCGTCAAATTCCGTCCGGATCGCGACGAAGATATGAGCGCCACCGGCAAGCGCCACGATTTCCTCGTTGATTACGAGGTGGGCTTCGACGCCGAAGGTCGTATCCACGCCGTCGATGCGACTTATGCGGCCCGCTGCGGCTTTTCCTCCGATCTCTCGGGCCCGGTGACCGACAGAGCTCTTTTCCACGCCGATTCCAGCTATTTCTATCCGCATGTGCATCTGCAGTCGAAACCCTTGAAGACGCACACGGTCTCCAACACCGCCTTCCGCGGGTTCGGCGGGCCACAGGGCATGCTCGGCGCCGAACGCATCATCGAGGAGGTAGCCTATGCCCTCGGCAAGGATCCGCTCGATATCCGCAAGCTGAATTTCTACGGACAGCCGGGTTCCGGGCGCACGCTGACCCCCTACCATCAGGAGGTCGAGGACAATATCATCGCCCGCGTCGTCGAAGAGCTGGAGGAAACGGCCGACTACCGGGCGCGGCGCAACGCCATCATCGGCTTCAACCGCGACAGCCGCTACATCAGAAAAGGCATCGCGCTGACGCCGGTTAAATTCGGCATCTCCTTTACGATGACCGCCTTCAACCAGGCCGGCGCCCTCGTCCATGTCTATCAGGACGGCTCGATCCACCTGAACCATGGCGGGACCGAAATGGGCCAGGGCCTCTATACCAAGGTGGCGCAGGTGCTGGCCGACAGTTTCCAGGTCGACATCGACCGCGTGAAGATCACAGCGACGACAACGGCGAAAGTGCCGAATACCTCGGCCACCGCCGCCTCTTCCGGCTCGGATCTGAACGGCATGGCCGCCTTCGATGCCGCCCGCCAGATCAAGGAACGTCTGGTAGGCTTCGCTGCGGAGAAATGGGAAGTGGCGCCTTCCGAGATCGTCTTCCTGCCGAACCGCGTGCGCGTCGGCGAGAGCGAGATTCCCTTCCCAGATTTCATCAAGCAGGCCTATTTCGCCCGTGTCCAGCTTTCCGCCGCCGGCTTCTACAAGACGCCGAAGATCCACTGGGACCGCAAGGCCGGCCGCGGCACCCCCTTCTACTATTTCGCCTATGGCGCCGCCTGCACCGAGGTCTCGATCGATACGCTGACCGGCGAATATTTGATCGACCGCACTGACATTCTCCACGATGTCGGCCGTTCGCTGAATCCGGCGATCGACATGGGCCAAGTCGAGGGCGGATTCGTGCAGGGCCTGGGCTGGCTGACGACAGAAGAACTTTGGTGGGACGATAAGGGCCGGCTGCGCACCCATGCCCCGTCGACCTATAAGATCCCGCTCGCCTCCGACCGCCCGAAGATCTTCAACGTGCGGCTTGCCGAATGGTCGGAGAATGCCGAAGCGACGATCGGCCGCTCCAAGGCCGTCGGCGAACCGCCCTTCATGCTAGCGATCTCGGTTCTGGAAGCCCTGTCGATGGCGGCCGCTAGCGTCGCCGATTATAAGGTCTGCCCCAGACTCGATGCGCCGGCGACACCGGAACGGGTGCTGATGGCGGTGGAGCGGATGAAGCGGGTGTAG
- a CDS encoding urate hydroxylase PuuD: MYEYAIAWEWLAFAARWFHVVTAIAWIGSSFYFIALDLGLVKRPHLPPGAYGEEWQVHGGGFYHIQKYLVAPAQMPEHLTWFKYESYFTWISGFLMLCIVYYGGADLFLIDRHVLDISPPVAILISLASLAFGWIVYDLLCKSPLGRNTWGLMAVLYVVLVFMAWGYTQLFTGRAAFLHLGAFTATIMSANVFMIIIPNQKIVVADLIAGRTPDPKYGQIAKQRSLHNNYLTLPVIFFMLSNHYPLAFGTAFNWVIAALVFLMGVTIRHWFNTTHARKGRPTWTWIVTVILFILIMWLSTAPKLLTGETDAHATAVAPAFQKFAGDPHFPAVKQLVSTRCSMCHAAEPAYEGVVRPPKGVMLENDEEIAAHAREIYIQAGRSHAMPPGNVTDITPDERRLLVAWFESAVEGKKQ; encoded by the coding sequence ATGTATGAATATGCCATAGCATGGGAATGGCTCGCCTTCGCGGCCCGCTGGTTCCATGTCGTCACCGCGATCGCCTGGATTGGATCATCCTTCTATTTCATCGCACTCGATCTGGGACTGGTGAAACGCCCGCATCTGCCGCCCGGCGCCTATGGCGAGGAATGGCAGGTTCATGGCGGCGGCTTCTATCATATCCAGAAATATCTGGTGGCGCCCGCTCAGATGCCGGAACACCTGACATGGTTCAAATATGAGAGCTATTTCACCTGGATCTCCGGCTTCCTCATGCTCTGCATCGTCTATTATGGCGGCGCCGACCTGTTTCTCATCGATCGCCACGTCCTCGATATCAGTCCGCCCGTCGCGATCCTGATCTCGTTGGCGTCGCTGGCCTTCGGCTGGATCGTCTATGACCTGCTGTGCAAATCCCCGCTTGGCCGCAACACCTGGGGGCTGATGGCAGTGCTCTATGTGGTGCTGGTCTTCATGGCCTGGGGTTATACGCAGCTCTTCACGGGGCGCGCCGCCTTCCTGCATCTCGGCGCCTTTACCGCGACGATCATGTCGGCGAACGTCTTCATGATCATCATCCCGAACCAGAAGATCGTCGTCGCCGACCTCATCGCCGGGCGCACGCCCGATCCGAAATACGGGCAGATCGCCAAGCAGCGCTCGCTCCACAACAACTACCTGACGCTGCCCGTCATCTTCTTCATGCTGTCGAACCATTATCCGCTGGCCTTCGGCACGGCGTTCAACTGGGTGATTGCGGCGCTGGTCTTCCTGATGGGCGTCACCATCCGCCACTGGTTCAACACCACCCATGCGAGGAAAGGCCGCCCAACCTGGACCTGGATCGTTACCGTCATCCTCTTCATCCTGATCATGTGGCTTTCGACGGCGCCAAAGCTGCTGACCGGCGAGACAGATGCGCATGCGACGGCAGTGGCGCCGGCCTTCCAGAAATTCGCCGGAGATCCGCATTTTCCGGCCGTCAAGCAACTGGTCTCGACACGCTGTTCCATGTGCCATGCGGCCGAGCCCGCCTATGAAGGCGTCGTGCGGCCGCCGAAAGGCGTGATGCTCGAAAACGACGAGGAAATTGCCGCCCATGCCCGAGAAATCTATATACAGGCAGGCCGCAGCCATGCCATGCCGCCCGGCAACGTTACCGATATTACCCCGGACGAACGCAGGCTGCTCGTCGCCTGGTTCGAAAGCGCAGTCGAAGGCAAGAAACAATGA
- a CDS encoding alpha-hydroxy acid oxidase, translated as MATPLTIDDLKKLAQRRVPKMFFDYADSGAWTESTYRANESDFGQIKLRQRVLVDMSDRTLETTMIGQKVSMPVALAPTGMTGMQHADGEMLAARAAEEFGVPFTLSTMSICSIEDVASVTTRPFWFQLYVMRDKDFVLDLIRRAKAAKCSALVLTADLQILGQRHKDLRNGLSAPPKLTAKHIWQMATRPLWCLDMLQTKRRYFGNIVGHAKNVANVASVPKFANEQFDPRLSWADIAWIKEQWGGPLIIKGILDPEDAKAAADTGADAIIVSNHGGRQLDGAPSSISMLSSIVDAVGDRIEVHLDGGIRSGQDVLKAVALGAKGTYIGRPFLYGLGAMGKEGVTLALDIIRKEMDITMALCGKRDINDVDASIISERG; from the coding sequence ATGGCAACTCCGCTCACCATCGACGATCTGAAAAAACTCGCGCAGCGCCGCGTGCCGAAAATGTTTTTCGACTATGCGGATTCAGGCGCCTGGACGGAATCCACCTATCGGGCGAATGAAAGCGATTTCGGTCAGATCAAGCTGCGCCAGCGCGTGCTGGTCGACATGAGCGACCGCACGCTCGAAACGACGATGATCGGCCAGAAAGTATCGATGCCGGTAGCGCTCGCACCGACCGGCATGACCGGGATGCAGCATGCCGATGGCGAAATGCTGGCGGCGCGGGCGGCGGAAGAATTCGGTGTTCCCTTCACGCTCTCGACGATGAGCATCTGCTCGATCGAGGATGTTGCCTCAGTGACCACACGTCCCTTCTGGTTCCAGCTCTACGTGATGAGGGACAAGGATTTCGTCCTCGACCTCATCCGTCGCGCCAAGGCGGCGAAATGCTCCGCGCTGGTGCTGACCGCCGACCTGCAGATCCTCGGCCAGCGCCATAAGGACCTGCGCAACGGTCTCTCGGCCCCACCGAAATTGACCGCGAAACATATCTGGCAGATGGCAACCCGGCCCCTCTGGTGCCTTGATATGCTGCAGACGAAGCGCCGGTACTTCGGCAATATCGTCGGCCATGCCAAGAACGTCGCCAACGTTGCCTCCGTGCCCAAGTTTGCGAACGAGCAATTCGATCCACGGCTGTCCTGGGCTGATATCGCCTGGATCAAGGAGCAATGGGGCGGCCCGCTGATCATCAAAGGCATCCTCGATCCCGAAGACGCGAAGGCCGCCGCCGATACCGGCGCCGATGCGATCATCGTTTCCAATCATGGCGGCCGTCAGCTCGACGGCGCCCCCTCCTCGATCAGCATGCTGTCTTCGATCGTCGACGCCGTGGGCGACCGCATCGAGGTTCATCTCGACGGCGGCATCCGCTCTGGCCAGGACGTGCTGAAGGCCGTGGCGCTCGGCGCGAAGGGCACCTATATCGGCCGCCCCTTCCTCTACGGGCTTGGCGCCATGGGCAAGGAAGGCGTCACGCTGGCGCTCGACATCATCCGCAAAGAGATGGACATCACGATGGCCCTCTGCGGCAAGCGCGACATCAACGACGTGGATGCGTCGATCATATCGGAGCGCGGCTGA
- the guaD gene encoding guanine deaminase translates to MTTTLLRGRLLSFHRAPLSLADSQSYLYEEDGGLLIEDGLIAAVGSYTDIKAKAAAGVAEIDHRPHLILPGFIDMHLHFPQMQVIASYAANLLEWLNTYTFPEECRFVESAHAQRIATHFYDELIRHGTTTAVAYCSVHKTSADAFFAEAMKRNMRMVGGKVMMDRNAPQGLLDTPEMGYDETRQVIADWHGKGRNHVAITPRFAITSTPAQMEATSALAREFPDLHIQTHLSENPDEIKFTCELYPEAIDYTDIYARYGLLGPKSLFGHAIHLSEREADVMSDAGAVAVHCPTSNLFLGSGLFPLKALTRRQNPVRIGVATDIGGGSSYSMLKTMDEAYKIQQLLGERLNPLESYYLMTRGNAEALSLADRIGTLDPGTEADLVVLDAAATPAMALKMETVKTLPEELFLLQTMGDDRAIAETYVSGIALKTGL, encoded by the coding sequence ATGACGACGACACTTCTCCGCGGCCGCCTCCTCTCTTTCCATCGCGCGCCGCTGAGTCTCGCCGACAGCCAGAGTTATCTCTACGAGGAAGACGGTGGCCTGCTGATCGAGGACGGGCTGATCGCCGCAGTCGGCTCCTATACCGACATCAAGGCAAAGGCAGCCGCTGGTGTGGCCGAGATCGACCATCGTCCGCATCTGATCCTGCCCGGCTTCATCGACATGCATCTGCATTTTCCGCAGATGCAGGTGATCGCCTCCTATGCAGCCAACCTGCTCGAATGGCTGAATACCTACACTTTCCCCGAGGAATGCCGCTTCGTCGAAAGTGCGCATGCGCAAAGGATCGCCACACATTTCTACGACGAGCTGATACGCCACGGCACGACGACGGCGGTCGCCTATTGCTCCGTGCACAAGACCTCGGCCGACGCCTTCTTCGCCGAGGCGATGAAGCGCAATATGCGCATGGTCGGCGGCAAGGTGATGATGGACCGCAACGCCCCCCAGGGCCTGCTCGACACGCCTGAGATGGGTTATGACGAGACCCGCCAGGTGATAGCGGACTGGCACGGCAAGGGCCGCAACCACGTCGCCATCACCCCGCGCTTCGCCATCACGTCGACGCCGGCGCAGATGGAGGCTACGTCGGCGCTCGCCCGCGAATTTCCCGATCTTCACATCCAGACGCATCTTTCGGAAAACCCCGACGAGATTAAATTCACCTGCGAGCTCTATCCCGAGGCGATCGACTATACCGACATTTACGCCCGCTACGGTCTGCTCGGGCCGAAGAGTCTCTTCGGCCACGCCATCCACCTGTCCGAACGCGAGGCCGATGTCATGAGCGACGCCGGCGCCGTCGCCGTCCATTGCCCGACCTCAAACCTCTTCCTCGGCTCCGGTCTCTTTCCGCTGAAGGCGCTGACGCGGCGCCAAAACCCGGTCCGCATCGGTGTCGCAACCGATATCGGCGGCGGCTCCAGCTATTCGATGCTGAAAACAATGGACGAGGCCTACAAGATCCAGCAGCTGCTCGGCGAGCGGCTGAACCCGCTGGAAAGCTATTACCTGATGACGCGCGGCAATGCCGAGGCGCTGTCGCTCGCCGACCGGATCGGCACGCTGGACCCCGGCACCGAAGCGGACCTCGTCGTCCTCGACGCGGCCGCGACCCCGGCCATGGCGCTGAAGATGGAAACGGTAAAGACCCTGCCCGAGGAACTCTTCCTGCTTCAGACGATGGGCGACGACAGAGCGATCGCCGAGACCTACGTTTCCGGCATTGCCTTGAAAACAGGGCTTTGA
- a CDS encoding phosphatase PAP2/dual specificity phosphatase family protein, with protein sequence MKRAACWLAFLAPFFYLTYGGANWLASQRADVPNIAFAWESAIPFLGWTIIPYWSINLFYGLCLFINTTPRDVDMLARRYLTIQLIAVACFIAFPLEAIFVRPATSGLPGFMFAVLGGFDKPFNQAPSLHIALLVVIWDHLRGRLPRRARLVWHCWCFLIGASVLTTWQHHVMDIPTGVLLGLFAAWLFPRDAGSPLANFALSDDPKSRRLGIYYLCGALAFLGLAALFTPLSAAALLLLWPAVALAIVAAGYLGAGPQIFLKRADGRAALASRWLLAPYRLGVVVNVWLWTRKIPASVMIVDGVHLGRFPRRHEADHFATVIDITGEFQRPSGTSRRWCSFPTLDLTGPDEIQTRAAANLIEIARHQGPVLVCCALGFQRSAGVIVRWLLVSRRCETPAEALRLIERAGRRVHLPEESIHAVTEGLQ encoded by the coding sequence ATGAAGCGGGCGGCGTGCTGGCTCGCCTTCCTGGCGCCGTTCTTCTATCTGACCTATGGCGGCGCCAACTGGCTGGCGTCGCAACGCGCTGATGTGCCGAACATTGCCTTCGCATGGGAAAGCGCCATTCCGTTCTTGGGATGGACGATCATTCCATATTGGTCGATCAATCTGTTCTACGGGCTCTGCCTGTTCATCAACACGACGCCGCGCGATGTGGATATGCTGGCAAGGCGTTATCTGACGATCCAGTTAATCGCAGTCGCCTGTTTTATCGCGTTTCCGCTCGAAGCAATCTTCGTGCGGCCGGCCACGAGCGGCCTGCCCGGTTTCATGTTTGCTGTCCTCGGTGGCTTCGACAAGCCGTTCAACCAGGCGCCGTCGCTGCATATCGCGCTGCTGGTGGTGATCTGGGACCATCTGCGCGGCCGGCTGCCGCGCAGGGCCCGGCTTGTCTGGCACTGCTGGTGCTTCCTCATCGGCGCCTCCGTGCTGACGACGTGGCAGCATCACGTCATGGACATACCGACCGGCGTGCTGCTCGGTCTGTTTGCCGCCTGGCTTTTCCCACGCGATGCCGGTTCGCCTCTTGCCAATTTTGCGTTGAGCGACGACCCGAAGTCGCGCCGTCTCGGCATCTATTATCTGTGCGGTGCTCTCGCATTTCTCGGCCTTGCAGCGCTCTTTACTCCTCTGTCGGCCGCAGCGCTTCTGTTGCTCTGGCCGGCGGTTGCGCTGGCGATCGTCGCAGCCGGATATCTCGGCGCCGGCCCGCAGATATTCCTGAAACGCGCCGATGGCCGGGCCGCACTTGCCAGCCGCTGGCTACTGGCGCCCTACCGGCTCGGCGTCGTCGTCAATGTTTGGCTCTGGACACGCAAAATACCGGCATCCGTGATGATCGTTGACGGTGTCCATCTCGGCCGTTTTCCGCGCCGCCACGAGGCCGACCATTTCGCCACGGTGATCGACATCACCGGCGAGTTTCAGCGCCCAAGCGGGACATCAAGGCGCTGGTGCAGTTTTCCCACCCTCGATCTGACAGGCCCCGACGAGATCCAGACGCGAGCCGCGGCGAACCTCATCGAGATTGCGCGCCACCAGGGACCGGTCCTCGTCTGCTGTGCGCTCGGTTTCCAGCGGAGCGCCGGCGTCATCGTGCGGTGGCTGCTCGTCAGCCGACGTTGCGAAACTCCAGCAGAAGCGCTGCGGCTGATCGAAAGGGCAGGGCGGCGTGTTCATCTGCCCGAGGAAAGCATCCATGCCGTGACGGAGGGCTTGCAATGA